The Solenopsis invicta isolate M01_SB chromosome 12, UNIL_Sinv_3.0, whole genome shotgun sequence DNA window TACCAGGCGTAGTGCTGAACCCGGACGGCACACCAAATCCATTTGCCACCATCGATGTTTACGGTAGTAAACGTGGGCCCAGACGGAAGCCATACTTCGAACAGAAGAGAGAGCTGACAGAAACCATTGAGGATATGCCGTCAACTTCAGGGTTAACTTCGCCGGTTTCATTGGCCGCGTCAGTTCCGGTATTATCAATTCCGATGTCGCCAGCTCCGATACTACCAATTCCGATTTCGTCAGGTCAGGTATTATCAAGCCCCTCAATTGCAGCGGCTGAGATCACAAACTCGCCGAATTCAAAGATGACGTTAATACCACCGTCAACTCGGATGTTGTCATCAATTCAGAAGTCGCCAGTTCAGATGTCGTTAATCCCAGTTTCATCCTCTTATCCTAATTCTCCAGACACAGCCACTCTGGCCACGTGTAATAGAAGGAACAATGAAGATGAAGCAAATCCGAGTGACCCATACAACATATTGTGTCAACTTGTGTACAAAGAAATTCTGACATGTCAGATGGATGCCGAGGAACGTGGGCGGGTGTACCGCATATTGGGAAACGCCCAAAGGTTTTTTTCGGGTGGCTCAGGACATATCGAACACTTAGCTAGAGCGGCTGCTGTCAATGGAGACTTTTTTAATCACGTGGAGACGATGGAGACCATTGACGAAGAACCCTCGATATCCACGACGCCGGTCTCTGTGCCTCAGCCCCCGGTGTTTAATCAGTCAAATGAACCATTGGATCTTAGTATGTCTGCAATGACGAAAACAGAAGATCATCAACTGCAGTTTCAGCAATCGGTTGCGAGCTCCTCAAGACACAGGAAACGTAAGAATAAAGCGACGAAGCTAAGATATATCATGACAAATGAGGACACGAACCTCAATGAAACACAAACACAAAACGAAACCTATACGGAACCTTCTTTTTCAACTATTGATTTGTCGGTAGAAGCGGCAAGTCAATTTAATCTCCAAAAGCGAAATGAAACTAATGTGACACATAATgcaaaaaggagaaagaaatcatttatttgttattattgtcatattatttttgcgaatgAGATTATGTACGCAGTACACATGAGCTTTCATGATACTCAAAACCCACTCATGTGTTCAATATGCTATCAGCAATCTTCAAATATAGTTGCATTCTTTTTACATCTTGTTCATACAAAGCACTAGTGGCCAATGTTAAAATGAATAGCATGTCACATAAATCACGCTTAAAGAGAAGGTAACAACTTCTAGTCAAATAGAATTATAGAAGTATAGATTTCGTTATTAAGAGCATAGGAATAATAtcgatgatttaaaaatatttcgtaaatcgCTGTAACGTCGCTCTAATTTCGGCGTCGTTAGTCAGGTGAAATGAACAAGTATTGAAACCATCAAACAGTAATAGTTtatcacaaatttaattattacaaatttgttatttttgtgtGACAATAAACaaagatgataaaaaaagtgtacataataaaatatttaccgaAATTTTGAGACCTGGTTTCAAGCCTGGCAATGAcaaaggaataaatataaagGAGCTggtattcctttttttttgaggatattaaaaaaaaatgtaaaaatttcgtaaaaaaatttgtattaatacgGTTTTCTAAATACGTTTACATTATTTGCACTTCTGTAAAATTGgtcaattaattttcattattatttgtcTTTTCTCAGATTATGTAACTTTTCTTTACGCTCTCTTTTTGCGAAATTTTCTTCTCGTATTTTACGCAGTGTGCGTAAACTGTGTATATTTAGGTAATAAAAGAAAGTGTAATAACAAAACTATAGTTTATTATTAGACAGAATCGAGTTTGTTCTTCCCGGTCTCGTacaatgttacaatatttcTCGAATTATTCTCCCAGTTTTTATTTCTCCGTTCTTTGCTTTTTTGCATGACTGCATCTCTTTCTATTGCCGTACTCCAATATGCACTTTCgtatatagattttcaatactggcaGTGTATATTGAAACACGGCCTATTTCTTCATAATATCGATTGTCAAAACAAGAgcgtataaattatttataaatatcgaCTTCTCTGAATAGAAAATACaaggaatttttttaacttctaatattatatctttGTATTTCTTTTGATGATTCAATGATTCGAGATaagatacatatgtatgtatacatgtatatatctAATAGCTCGATTTGTttaagcaattaattttatgcttTTGTTAAACGTAtcgatattataattaatttctttttttgcatGTAAATTTTACGTCAGAAAAATCAACATAagtataaagttatttttttttacatttttctcttaCACAGACcattttatttttgcgttttGAACTATTCAGGCTTGGCACagagatattattataaaatggcGTCGAGaaattatatgatatttatttataaaatttattgcattgagtcatgaaaaagtttaaagaacgaagtctaataaatatatacaattataattaataatatacataaatattgttataaaatatactatataagttataattaaatGCGTATACATCTGTGTATCGTAAAATTTCAAACTATTTATTGACAATTCTTTAGAAACTATTGCACATTAGTGTGCAAATTGTACAAATCGGATAAACTTAAATACCGATCAAATTATATCTGTATCGAAATTATGATGCGTTTAGTACATATTGCgtcacattttaattaaatatctcgcGACACGGGACATGTTGACGAGGACGAACATTCTGCTTGTTAAGGAACCCAACAAAATTTTGTGTGTTGAAGTATATATTGAACATATAACTGCTTTAAACATACCAACGGATTAGATTTTCTTGGAAAAGTTTAAGTTTaagttacatgtaatgtaaTACCGAGATATATATTAGATTTAGATTAGATGCTACTAGAtgagtattaaattaatactcaTTGCATGTCTCCTGgtaaaataattcattggtattggatttaaattcaatatttgatTACGAGTGATGTAGAGATAGGTATACAATGATAAGAGTAACCCATGACATGCAACGTACtgattcttttttatactttgcGAGCATAGAATAATCTAACAATGGAGATATTTGCATATGCTggtaaatgcataaaaaaaagaattagaataatattttgttgttgaattttaacaaaatattcaagTTTATTCAATCATATAAACTGTTGCTTTTGCATGTCAAGAGCTGTCTTTATGAGCGaacaaatgaatattttctgaattttataaagtattgttctcttttttaaattcacaCAGTTTATTTATTCGCTCAATGTATACCATTTTGATATGAATTTTCTAtgagttattttcaaaattaaactaGATTCTTAACTTGTTggtttattatacatatatctacgACATTAATAATAACCGGTTATACTGCTGGTATGCTATTGATTAATGtcatattgatataaaatacacTTAGAGATGTTTAAGCAGTTATATGTACTTTAATCACAATGGAAAACTGATCCGATGATAGtacttgttatttaaatgttaaaatctttGACATGATAatcaatatcttaaaaaaatgtaatgtagtCGAAAACGAGTAAATTCTAAAgcatttttattcctttatacacatacatttataaatgCATATACCGAAGTATTAATGATAATATCGATAAAAGTGTagtatttaaaatcaaatatctttaaatgtaaTCGCATTTTTTATACACTTTGTTTGTATGAAGCACTAGTTAATAAAATCTGTGTACAAAAActgatatcaaaattatatatcataatcttcggtgtatatgtataaaggattatattatgttattgtgacgcatttatttataaatctcgAGTTTCGATTTCAATGTATTCTTGCTCATAACTACGAGATTTGCTATAATCtcagtaaataaaatatgcattatacatacagcaaaaataattatttacaaattgtatttttgttctttaagactctttttttattatgattgcAGTAAACAAAATATGCAGTATGTatacagtaaaaataattatttacaaattacatttttccacgtatatctttttattatatcaaaacatattttgttaaaacttttcaataaaaaaaaagtttaatatacattaaaaaatcttttctcgtaaatgttttcctaaaatttcaattatccTCAGTAAAcacttttacatattatttctaatactaAACGCACATAATGATGCACTTGTTATTTATGTGATATGCACTTTGATGACTTCAATTTTGAACATTATTGAGAGATAACATAAATTTGACATGTAACTTATACGAATTGTTCTCTTCATGTGAACGAtaaagataaaagttatatgtataaaagttataagttacATATTTTTAGCATTCAAATGTGTAAagcaaaatgattattttattttttgctttaaagtATAAACGAGAATGTTAACGTATGCCATCAatgatgcaaaaaaatatatattgttctaTTAAAGTATAATAGTTCTATTAAAGTATGTAATCTATACATCAAAGATACAATAATACTGTTTGccaactaaaattaattttattataaaaatataaaaataataaaaagtacatatttttgtttaagataaaatgctaaaaatgactttttttaatgaaaatgaatttgtaatattaattatttgtaataagttCCTCAAACGTTTCCTGTTTAGATTCGAAATGCCGTGCGACTTCTTTAACAACCCTTGGCGAGATTCACGTGCCACGCCGACTGCCATCCACCTTGTGCATCAACGTCAGAAACAATAATACCGGGACAAGATGGGCATTGTAGAAGTTTTCTTCGAAGCGCATTTGCGTCGTGTCATTTAAATGAATAatccatatttatttatatcggTGTATTTGATAAAGCCGTGCGCTTATGTTAACGTCTTAAGAAAatgcaaaagttaatttttaattttaaaagataatatgtttgcagtatttatttttattttataaattgtataaattttacatttgttcatgcaattttacattataattttttaaaataatagattatatataatataaagacagaaaataatattttaaaaagcaatagCAAAGTGTGGTTCCATTATGAACATAGAAATATAGGGACAGAGCATTAGGATATAGAGGAGGGGAAGCCACTGCGGGATGTTGCGACGAGGTAAAGTGTGCTTAATTGGTCGTTACGGAGTACGTGCGTAAGTGTTGACAGATGTATGAAAAGGAGGATTAATCCAACCTTCCCACGATGTGATATTAATTGCTCGTAAATATGAAACCGAAATTTGTTGTGCTCTTTACAATAGCAATacgtttataaaaaagaaatatcaccattatttaataaataaaattttaacaaactttataagaatttttaagaatCTGATGGAACACGTTCAcgtttaataatgtatatttatacattaatttatctGAAGTTGACTTAGGCACAGTAGGCCCCCGCATTTCAGCATCACACCCCTCGCCTATTTTCTGAACTTATGCGCTATTTCTATATTTCTATGTCTATGGGTttcattgaaaagaaaattaagttaTAGACAATTAATACTTTGACATTTCTGAATGAATGGTTTTGTCTTTAAAATAGAACTGTATTGAACACATTTGTTCTTcgaaacaatttaaattaagatttatagCATAGAAATACACGTCGTTGTATTTTTAAAGAGAGATATGTAAGTGTCCggtttttgataatttatctttatattgcATGGCAATTAAGATACAATTGTTGGTAACATTTAGTTGTAATTAACAAATCAatcaaataatcaaaaaataaaagaataatgtatACTATTGCAAAcggtattatacatttaaagttattattagaCGATAATATAGGTGAAAgacattattaaacattattacgtataatatgcagaaagtatatattttaattaatatattgtcatactaaattactatatatattaattttatattatatatttaattatatttaattaaattaatataaaatgatttttcaaaaaaattataagtcaaataaaaaataaaattccgcATTTATTCTTTTCCTTAAACAATTAACTGTTCCCTATTTATAcgatttattaaacattttgtgaaaaatgaattaaatatataagttctgaatttatttattaataacaaaactgGCTCTAacggataaaattatttacacaatTATCAATCTTTAACATTTgtcaaattgttaaattaaaatacacatcAGACCTATTCTTTTTAACTGAACTGGCTGTACTAGATCAgagtttatcttttttctttcaacgtAAAGAGAAAAaggttttattttcataattcatATTTACTTTTTCATATCATTGCACCGGTAAAAATCTGGACGCGAAATATGAACATTAGGTCAAaatatggttttttttattttgaactcTCTTCTTATTTTCCTTTGTTCTCTTCATCTTcattttttccgtatttaaaaactccttccttctctttttatttctcattattttaataaatttttatttctgtatcaaaagttcaaaatattacacataATCCCCAGtggttattaaaaatgtatataattcttttgtgtatatttgctctcctattttcttttttttaaatctttattttaaactcttttttttctttgtttttccttcttttaaaattttttcttttataaccatttttcatacaaataaatttttaaaagttttgataaaaagttaataaataaataaaaatttatgtttttcaaaaataactggttaaagttaaaacataaattatttaaaattaactaaattatgttaaaaattattaactttattatttaacttttaattctttaattaccCAGCCCTGCAAATAAGTTACGAGAATTGTAATGCAGTGCGATGCAAGATTTCCCTAAAAGTTGTTGCGGTAGTCTTacgcagcgagagagactccgcaTTATATGCACGCCGTTTATTAAATACTCTgctcgggttgttgaccgcgcacGGTCCCGTAAGGTGGCACGCCGCACGTGTCGTCTGAACCGGCCTCACACTCTCCTCGACCACGTGCGCCTCGGGCAAGTTGAATGACCAAGCGACCGAGGAGAGTGGGAAGGCCGGCCCAGACGGCGCGCGACGAAGTTTTTACTGATTGGTTCTCATTCAGTGCTCACTTCGCGAACGGCTGTTATCGCGAAGATCACGTATTTTGACCATGTGTTGagaggttaatagtgtaatattaaatttgtaatttgtataaaattatgtaatatcaaaaaCTCGGTAGCACGCGCTTGTTTTGTCTAGTATTCTTAAATAACTTCAATCTTTCTTCAGCTTATTCTTTTGTCTCGCATTTCCgatccttttctttttccttttttttcgtgATCTACGATTTAAAGCTATTAGAGCTATAAGTATCTTCAAACAGATAAGTTCAGTAGCGTTAGAAAATAAACGCGTGTTGCtcttgttaaatattttccgaTATTATGAGGAATAagcatattttattgttatatccGAGGAATTACTATTAAGATTAATTAAGCAATGGCACGTAATCTGAATGAAAAAAAGAGTGCCCCTGCTTGGATGCCGGATTTGTTTGGTCCTATTTTTAAGAAGAATAGCTTGACAGTGGAACAGGTTAGACTTAAAATTTTCTACACACTATCCTTTCTTATTAatctcaataattttatttttaacttttttatttcatgtattttaatcctaatataactttttatttaggCATTGAGTTTGCATAATATAGACGAGCAAATTCATCGTATGGCGACTTTCGTTCCAGACGAAATAATATACGCAACAGATTTGTCAGACAAGAGCTTGAAAAGCTTTCGGGCTGTGTTGATGTTTCTAAACATTTCGGGTTAGCATTGCAATTTCGTATAAATTTTAGAGATCCttttacaaagaaaagaaaaatatataatttttaaaaattatgaatcatTAACACAACAGTAGGGGTTTCGTTGCTGTTTAAGAAATACATTCACAATAAAATCGGCGGAAGTTTGGCCTTCACTAAAACGTTAAATGATTATCTCTGCATCGTGGTTCGCGAAATATACTGCAACGAAGGAGACATACTAAAATTTTCTAGTAAGAGAATGTAGTCCAAACTAAAATATATCAacgaattattaatttgaaaatatttttccataataaatctttctttccaaataaaagatttattttacacatttattttttttaatttatataataaataaagaaattatcttaacaaaataaataaataatacatgaaGGCAAATGAAAGTATTAACAATTTAGtacaattattgttattaataatttcaaatatgtcTGGATCTttttttgaatcatttttgacatttgaaattgttattagtaataattgtattttttattaaattattaatatatatgcatCAACTACAACACTTGACTCTTATTTGCTttcatattttactatattttattttattatttcacatttgTTGTTTTGAAAgttctttaattatctattaattaactaatttattaatgaaataatcatttgatctaatttgctattaattgtaattaaatcttaacataatctataataataatcgttagattacaataaaaaaataattgaagatgtaaataatgtaaaaaattattttatacaaaaccaTAGATTTACTGGTGATTATTTGTTCATTTGCGCATTTTAACTGCAAgagattcttttaaaataactaatatgttaaaaatatagcTGAAGGATTATTAGCAGTATGGAAAGTACACGATGGCGAATTCATGTTTGACGCTGTGCAAAAAGTGATCGCACACGCTACAAATATACAAAGTTCTATAGCAGCTTTGAAAGACGTCAATGGTGGTATTTATAGAGGTATTTACTATGCACAATAACacgtttgaaatatttgagtctTCATAAagcataattttaaat harbors:
- the LOC105199737 gene encoding protein hunchback isoform X1; amino-acid sequence: MKRCHESNVQSMGPNQQQYKQQNLRTAAKEQRCPLLPQTTPVWGDGNVSEQQAEETNNNIDFPFDHSIPSASDSRIPTSDSQSSRNNSPSPESNLMENIIPMNNHPSDAVQLPRICKLCPRISTTRNEYINHVVTHCVTTRSSHVENDFLNEPPVEDKEEDSSSNESRSKGKRRNKVSKPKICPKHGCGFIAQIKSALWIHLREHFFVHEDCSGFVCPYCQFATTFKHHMTFHWFSAHDDFKAFVCEECSYACVSKSMLTSHKKTHSTVYQYNCGSCSYKTKFCNSIKRHLKENLHVPGVVLNPDGTPNPFATIDVYGSKRGPRRKPYFEQKRELTETIEDMPSTSGLTSPVSLAASVPVLSIPMSPAPILPIPISSGQVLSSPSIAAAEITNSPNSKMTLIPPSTRMLSSIQKSPVQMSLIPVSSSYPNSPDTATLATCNRRNNEDEANPSDPYNILCQLVYKEILTCQMDAEERGRVYRILGNAQRFFSGGSGHIEHLARAAAVNGDFFNHVETMETIDEEPSISTTPVSVPQPPVFNQSNEPLDLSMSAMTKTEDHQLQFQQSVASSSRHRKRKNKATKLRYIMTNEDTNLNETQTQNETYTEPSFSTIDLSVEAASQFNLQKRNETNVTHNAKRRKKSFICYYCHIIFANEIMYAVHMSFHDTQNPLMCSICYQQSSNIVAFFLHLVHTKH
- the LOC105199737 gene encoding uncharacterized protein LOC105199737 isoform X2 is translated as MKRCHESNVQSMGPNQQQYKQQNLRTAAKEQRCPLLPQTTPVWGDGNVSEQQAEETNNNIDFPFDHSIPSASDSRIPTSDSQSSRNNSPSPESNLMENIIPMNNHPSDAVQLPRICKLCPRISTTRNEYINHVVTHCVTTRSSHVENDFLNEPPVEDKEEDSSSNESRSKGKRRNKVSKPKICPKHGCGFIAQIKSALWIHLREHFFVHEDCSGFVCPYCQFATTFKHHMTFHWFSAHDDFKAFVCEECSYACVSKSMLTSHKKTHSTVYQYNCGSCSYKTKFCNSIKRHLKENLHVPGVVLNPDGTPNPFATIDVYGSKRGPRRKPYFEQKRELTETIEDMPSTSGLTSPVSLAASVPVLSIPMSPAPILPIPISSGQVLSSPSIAAAEITNSPNSKMTLIPPSTRMLSSIQKSPVQMSLIPVSSSYPNSPDTATLATCNRRNNEDEANPSDPYNILCQLVYKEILTCQMDAEERGRVYRILGNAQRFFSGGSGHIEHLARAAAVNGDFFNHVETMETIDEEPSISTTPVSVPQPPVFNQSNEPLDLSMSAMTKTEDHQLQFQQSVASSSRHRKHSKCRATSLTTLGEIHVPRRLPSTLCINVRNNNTGTRWAL